Proteins co-encoded in one Deinococcus malanensis genomic window:
- a CDS encoding DinB family protein, which translates to MNSQHPVEGILDILKEAVEGGVPGQGTAFLDGTGVDGTGNHGLLATLEGLSATQASHEVLGTTIAAHARHTAFHMEVIVRWERDGDRGPFDWKGSFHPLQVEPQEWSALCSRVRHAFLALDAFARTQLDQPVTGDITGGLCGAVAHVAYHLGAMRQLLKGVPGA; encoded by the coding sequence GTGAATTCACAGCATCCGGTAGAAGGCATTCTGGACATCCTGAAAGAAGCGGTGGAGGGAGGCGTGCCAGGCCAGGGCACCGCTTTTCTGGACGGCACCGGAGTGGATGGCACGGGAAACCACGGCCTGCTGGCGACACTGGAGGGGCTGAGTGCTACGCAGGCCAGCCACGAGGTCCTGGGTACGACCATCGCAGCGCATGCGCGGCATACGGCCTTCCATATGGAGGTCATCGTTCGTTGGGAGCGGGACGGCGACCGGGGACCATTCGACTGGAAGGGCAGCTTTCATCCTCTGCAGGTTGAGCCGCAGGAGTGGAGCGCATTATGTAGCCGGGTACGCCATGCCTTCCTGGCTCTGGACGCATTTGCCCGTACCCAGTTGGACCAGCCGGTGACCGGGGATATAACCGGAGGGCTGTGCGGCGCGGTGGCCCATGTCGCCTATCACCTGGGGGCTATGCGGCAACTGCTGAAAGGCGTCCCGGGAGCGTGA